The Comamonas testosteroni genome contains the following window.
GAGCTGCTGCAGCGCCCGGATCAGGGTGTTGTAGCTGCCGCCCTGGCAGGCGATGCCGACGTCGCCGGCACCCTCGGCGAAGAACTCGTTGAGGCCGCGCTCCTCAATGAAGCGCACGGCAGCGGGCCAGCGCTGCTTGACCTTCTCCTGCTCGTGCAGGAAGCTGGCCGGCGGCAGCACGATGCGGTCCACATCGCGCTGCGGCCGGGCCATGGCCTGCTCGATGGTGTAGGAGGGGCGGCGGTTGTCGCTGGCAGTGAACCGGCCATGCACGTGGCAGGCGCGGATGCGCAGCTGCAGCATCACCGGCGTGTTGCTGGCCTCGGACAGCTCGAAGCCGTCCTTCACCGCCTGCACAATGCTCGGCAGGTTGGGGCGCGGATCGAGCATCCAGATCTGCGACTTCATCGCAAAGGCGTGGCTGCGCTCCTGCATGATGGACGAGCCCTCGCCGTAGTCCTCGCCCACGATGACCAGCGCCCCGCCCTTGACGCCGCCCGAGGCCAGGTTGGCCAGCGCATCGGAGGCCACGTTCGTGCCCACCGTGGCCTTGAAGGTCACCGCGCCGCGCAGCGGGTAGTTGACCGACGCGGCCAGCGTCGCGGCGGCCGTGGCCTCGCTGGCGCTGTTCTCGAAGCGGATGCCATGCTCGATCAGGATGTCCTGGGCATCGGCCAGCACGTCCATCAAATGCGAGATAGGTGCGCCCTGGTAGCCCGCGACGTAGTTCACGCCGGACTCCAGCAGCGCCTTGGTCACTGCCAGGATGCCTTCACCGTGGAATACCTCGCCGGCACCCAGACGGAGCTTCTTGACCTCTTCGACAAACGAGCGTTCTGCCATCGCAAGATCCTTCACAGGGCCCGCGTGGGAACGGGCGTTTATGATTTTGGATGAATATGGCACGCATTACTTTAAAAATAAATATATCCAAAATCATAGTTTTCCCTAGCCCCAAATGGGGATGAGAAGTACCGTGTCACGGATAAAAAGCAGTGTGAAAATGTCTAGCGCACGCAATGGCTCATGCATTTGCGCCAAGGGGAGTGTGGTTCTTGAGACCCCGGGAAGGTCAAGGACCAGGCATACGCCTGCCACTATGGCCGGCGCTAAGAGCGCCAAGCCCATGGATCTGATAGCGCGGTTAGCGGCTACCAGGAGATCGCTTGATCAGCATCTGATCTTCCAACAACAGGCCCTTGCGCACACCACTGACATCCAGAAGTTGGTCGCCGTCGTTCAATTCGACCTCAAACGGGCCATTCACCTTTTCGAGGATTTCTGCCGAATAGGCTTTTTTCCTTTTCCGGCACCGGTCCACTACCCATGGCCTGGACCCTATAGGTGCCAGCCTGGCTCAGACCCATGATTTCCTGGCCTACTTTTTTGAGCGAGTGATCGCGCTATCGCGTACCGCGAAGAGAGCCTATGGCCCTCTCCCATTGGGACGCAATCAGGCCTGCCACAGCCCTCGTCACAAGCGCTATGGCAATTCACCGATACGCTGGCATGCGTATTTCTTAGGTTCATCGCGCATTACCGGGGAAGGCTGCGCGAATCTTCAGAAAGAAATAGTCCTGATCGCGGTAGCCATAGGCCCGGCGCTTGATGACCTTGATGGTGTTGTTGATGCCCTCGACAACACTTGTGTTCAACGGATGCCGGCATCGGGCGATGATCCCGTGCAGGTAGCTTTGCAAGCGCTGAGCAAAGGTGCTCAGTGCTGTAATACCGCTTTGGCGCGCTTGCTCACACCAGTGCTGCCAGGCGCGATGCGCCCAAGCCGGACGACGGTAAAACCACAGCTGTTTTAGCTCATCGCGCAAGACGTATACCGCCATTAATGGCTCATTGGCCGCCAGCAGCTCCTTGAGCTGCACTGCTTGTTGAGCCTGCAGCTTGTTGCGATTGCGCAGTAGCAACCAGCGGCTGGACTTGAGCACCTTGCGCGCCAAGGGCTGTTGGCGCAGCAAGTTGGCCTGATCGACACGCACTCGGTCGATAACCTCCCGGCCATACTTGGCCACGACATGGAACAGGTCATAGACGATCTCGGCGTTGGGGCAGTTGGCCTGGATCTCCAGCTCGTAGGCAGTAGTCATGTCGATAGCAACCGCGCGAATGCGCTGGGCAACGCCAACGGGCAACTGCTCGAAGAACTGGCGGGCCGTCTCGCGTGAGCGCCCTTGCCCCACCCACAGCACCTGCCGGCTGATGGGGTCGACGACGACTGTGGCGTAGCGATGGCCCTTGTGCAACGCAAACTCGTCCATTGCCAAGTATTCGATCCGCTCCCATTGCGGCTGCGCGGTAGTGGCCAGCAATAAGGTCTTGTCGATGGACTTGACCGTGTGCCACCCAAGATCGAAGAAGGCCGCGACTGCCTTGATGCTGCTGCTGCGAAGCAACTGGCTGCACGCCTGTGCCAGACGGTCTGTGACGCGCTGGTAGCGACCGAGCCAGCTGAGTTTCTCCAGGCGCGGGCCACCACAGCTATCGCACCACAGACGCCGACGCGGCACATGCAGCACCACCTTGTACTCGAACAATGCCAGATCGCGCACGCGCCGTGTCGTGGTCTCATGGACTTGGCTGCACTGCGCACCGCAGCGCTCGCAATGCATGATGCTGGCCTGCGGCTTCAGATAGATCGACACGGTGCGGCTATCGCCCTGGGGCCACTGCACACGTTCAACCTCGTAGCCCTCCTAGCCGCCAAGAGCCTGCAATAACTTCGAGTCCAGCATTTGATTTGTTCTCCGATGTCAGCTTCGCTGCCGTCAGATTACAAAACGAACGGGCTCATCTCCACGGAATTCCTCGATGAACCTTTTTTTATTCATGCTCACCCGCGGACTTGCGGCTACCTGGGAAAGGGCTCGGCCTCATGCAGATTGCGCCGCCAAGCCAGATATCGCCGTCCGCTTGCTTGCCTACAGGCCACCGAAGCAAACGTACTTCATTTCGGTGTACTCAGACAGACCATGGCGGGATCCTTCACGACCAAGTCCTGATTCCTTGACGCCGCCAAAGGGGGCAACCTCGTTGGAAATCAATCCGGTGTTCACACCGACCATGCCGCTCTCGAGTGCCTGACTTACTCGGATGCAGCGCGCCATGTCCTTGCTGTAGAAATACGAGGCAAGACCTACATTCGATTCGTTGATCCGATGAATCAATTCTGCTTCGTCGCCAAAGCGAGCCACGGGCGCCAATGGCCCGAAGGTTTCGTTAGCCATACACAAGCTGTCAGGTGTTACCTCGACCAAGACTGTCGGCTCAAAGAAAAGATCTCCCACGGTACTTTGCTTGCCACCGATGGCAACCTTGGCGCCGCGCGACAGCGCGTCCGCAATGTGCTCCTGCACCTTGGCCACGGCTTGCTTGTTGATCAACGGTCCTTGCGTGACACCTTTGCTTAGGCCACTGCCAAGCTTCAGGTCGGACACCTTGGCAATGAATTTCTCGACAAACTTGTCATAGACCGCGCTATGCACAAAGAATCGGTTCGCACAAACACAGGTCTGCCCTGAATTGCGGTACTTTGAGGCCATGGCGCCCTCTACAGCCGCATCCAGATCTGCATCGTCAAAGACGATGAAAGGAGCGTTCCCGCCAAGCTCCAGCGAGAGCTTCTTGACCGTGCCTGCGGCTTGGCCATATAGGACTTTGCCGATTTCGGTTGAACCGGTGAACGACACCTTGCGCACACGCTGGTCGGCCATCCACACACCTCCGATCTGTTTCGCGTCGCCGACAACGACGCTGATCACGCCTTGAGGAATTCCGGCCTCATAGGCCAACTCCACCAGTGATAAGGCTGTCAGCGGCGTCAGCTCCGAAGGCTTTATGACCAAGGTGCACCCAGCGGAAAGCGCTGGCCCTGCCTTGCGCGTGATCATTGCCGCAGGGAAATTCCAGGGGGTAATCGCGGCACACACGCCAACTGCCTGGTGAGTCACAACCAAAAACTTGTCTTTTGAAGGGGAGGGGATTGTTTCACCATAGAGGCGTTTGCCTTCTTCGGCAAACCATTCGATGAAGCTAGCTGCATAGTTGATTTCACCTTTTGCCTCGGCAAGCGATTTGCCTTGCTCAAGAGTCAACTGAGTCGCGAGTGCGTCGGCGTTAAGTTTGATCAGATCGAACCATCTGCGCAGCAGGCAAGAGCGTTCGGCGGCAGGACGCGAACTCCATTTGGGAAACGCTTCAGCTGCAGCGTCGACTGCAGCGTTAGCTTCCTCGGCACCACACTTGGCCACCCGCGCCAATACTTTGCCATCAAAAGGGTTGGAAACGCTGATGGATTGCTCGCTGTTGCCCACGATGGTGCCGGAGAGTGAGCAATGAAGCAGGACTGGAGTTGCAGGCTGGAGGGTAATGAAGCTGGCCATAAGAAAACGTCTTTGAAAAGCCCCGCAGGGCTATGCTTGGGCGGGTTAGTTCATCCGAGGAAGGTTCGCGGCCTTGATGGCAACTGCCATCGCGTTGCGACCTTCAATCAGCTTCGTGCGGTAGTCGGCACCGCTTAGCGAGGCAGGATCCACGCCTGCGTTTTCAAGGATTGCAGCAAGCTGAGGACTGGTTGCAGCTTGACGGGCAACCTGTTCCATCTTGTCGCGGATTGCTGCAGGAGTTCCCCTGGGAAAGGCAAGGCCGATCCAGGAATCAATTTCAACGTCAAAGCCTTGCTCCTTGAGTGTGGGAACCTCTGGCAACTCTTTCCAGCGCATGGGGCTGGCGCTGGCCAACAGGCGCATCTTGCCGGCCTTTACATGCTGCACGATGTCCGACGGATTCTGAACGATGGCTTCCACGTGGCCACCCAGCAGGGCGGAGACAGTTTCCGCACCAGACTTGAAGCTCACTTGCTCAAACTGGCCGCCGGTCTTGCGGCCCAATTCAAACAACGCAATATTGTTGGGTGCAGAAGGGGCACCGAAGAATACGCCCTTGTTCTTCTTGGAAGCATCCACCAAGTCCTGGATGGTCTTGTAGGGGGAGTCCGCACGGACAGCAACACCGTAGCGATAGCGGGCTACACCGGCAATGAAGTCAAAGTTGTCAACCGTGTAGTCCACATTCATCAAGTGCGGCGTGATCGCAATGGTGGAGAAGGTGACCACACCAAAGGTATAGCCGTCCGCCTTTTGCTTGGCCAGTTGGGAAACCCCCAGCGTTCCCTGTGCACCGCCGCGGTTAATAGGAACCACTGGTTTTCTCAACAAGGTCTCCATGGCATTGCTGATCGCACGGGTGGCTACGTCAGTATTGCCGCCTGCGCCGTAGTTGATGATCATATTCATCTCACGCTCAGGGTACTTGGCGGCGTCTTGCGCCAATGCGTGCAGAGGAAGGGTTGCCGCCCAAGTGAGGGCAGCACAGGTGGCAAAAAACTGGCGCTTGGAGGTAGCAGTCATCCGAGTCTCCTTATCGGCCTCTGGGGCCTGTTGTGTTGCTCTAGTGGTGGGCCTCAGGTCATCAAAAAGCCGCCGTTCACATCGATGACAGCGCCATTGGTGAAGCCAGAAGACTCGCCGCTGAGATATGCAATGGCGGCACCGACTTCAAGCGGCTCGCCAATACGCTTCACAGGGATTTGAGCCGCATAGTTACGGTTGACCTCTTCACCCGCTTGCATCGCCATTTGAGTCAGGATGCGTCCGGGAGCCACGCAGTTTGTGGTGATACCGAACTGTCCCATCTCAGATGCAATGGAGCGGCTAAGACCCAGTACAGCGGCTTTTGTGAGCATGTACGCTGGGCCTGCCACAATGGATTTGCCTCGGCCGGCAAGAGAGGCCACATTCACAATGCGACCCCAGCCCTTGGCTTTCATGCCAGGCAAAGTGAGCTGGCATAGATTGAGCATCGCCAGCACGTTCACATCCAGCATTTTTTGGACTTCATGCAACTGAACGTCCAAGATGCCGTTGGATTGGCCCGCAGCATTTTTGATACTCAGGCCGGCGTTGTTCACCAAGATGTCGACCCCGCCATGCTCTTTTTCCAGCTCTTCCACGAGCTGCCTACACGCTTCCTTGTCCGCCACATCCAGAATATGGCTGAAGGCGTTTGCACGTAGCTCCACTGGGATCTCGTTGAAGTCGGGGAGACGCAAGTCGGTAAGCACCACCTTGCGGCCATCCTTGAGCAACTCGATGGCACTAGCTAGGCCAATACCTTGAGCGGCGCCGGTGACCAGGGCCACACGTACAGGTTTCGTTATGGTGCTTGGCATTAGTTTGCCTCCGGTGTGTAGAAGGTGATGGGAGGAAAGGCGTTTTCAGTGCACATCACTTCGATAAGAGTGGAGTCTTCGGCCGCCATGGCGTCCTTCAAGGTTGCAGCAAGCTGCGCAGGATCGTTTACGCGAACACCGTTGATGCCACAAGCGCGAGCAACAGCTGCGTGATCGACACCGGCAAATTGCACCGCTGTGGTGTGTTCACCGAATTTCACGTTCTCGGCGTGCTTCTGGTAACCCAGAATTCCGTTGTTGATCAGCAGTGTGATGACCTTGATACCCATGCGCTTGCAGGTTTCCATCTCGGACCATACGTGGCCGAAGCCGCCGTCCCCCACCAAGGCGAATACATGACCTTCTTCACGGGCCAGACGGGCTCCCATCGCCATCGGCATACCCCAGCCGAGACCCGCAAGACCCCGTGGAGTGATGAAGCGCTGGCCGGCTTTGCGGCTTGTCAGATAGTTAGTCACCCACAATGTGGAATAGCTCGCGTCGGTGACCACCGTATCCTCCGGCTTGAGCAAGGCATCGAGCTCCGTCATCAGGCGCTCAGGACGCATTGGCGTTTCCGAACTGTTGCGCACAGCTGCAGATTCATCCTGGTGCCTCTTTTTGCCTGCGGCAATTTGATCGGTCAGCTCTTGCCTGCGGGCTGAGCGCGCTGCAGTGTCTTTTGTCCTGGCCAACTCGGTCATGGCAGCCAGCGCCAGCTTTGCATCACCCACCAGGCGCAACGCGTCATAGTTGCGGCCAATCTCAGTGCCGTCGATGTCCAGGTGGATGAACTTGGCGCTCTTGGGATACAGCGTCCACGAGTCGGTACCGTTCTGATTGGTACGGTTGCCAACCAGGAACACAACGTCCGCCCCGGTGATGAAATCCTTCAGATAGCGGCCCGAGGCATTGGGGCCCATGCAGTTCGCCATGACACCCAAGGACAGCGGCTGCGTCTCATCCACAGCACCCTTGCCCATATTGGTGGTGCCTACAGGCAGCGTCATGGCATCCGCGAAGGCCACCAGCTCCTCGTGGGCCTGCGAGCCGTGCACACCACCGCCGGCAATGATCACTGGACTTTTGGCATTGCGTAGCAAATCGACAGCTTGCTCGAGCAAGCGGGTATCGGGGGTAAAACGGTCGAGCGGGAAGCGGCCCAGATTGGACTCACGCGGCACACTCGAAGCAATCCCCTTTTCCATCAGCAAGTCAGCGGGCAACATCAACGCCACGGGACCTGGTCGCCCACTGCAGGCTGCGATCACTGCCTGGTCGATGTAGTCCTCAATGCGAGAGGCTTGGTCTACCCGGCGCACCCACTTGGTAACCGGCTTGAACAGACCCATGTGATCCAAGTCCTGGAACGCATTCTTGTCCGTTTGCTCGCGCGCTACGTCCTGCACCAAAGCAATAATTGGAACCGAGACCTTGAGGGCTTCAGCCAAAGGCGCAACCAGCAGCGTAGCTGCGGGACCATTTTGTGCGGTGATCACCGCTGGGGTGTTGGTCATACGGGCGTAGGCATCGGCCATATAACCGCCGGCATTCTCGGTACGGTAGGCAATTTGCTTGATTCCCAACTCCTCGGCAGCCAGCACGAACATACTTGGCAAGGACTGGCCAAAAAACTGCTTGATTCCGTGCTTTAAAAGGGCCTTGGCCACAAGGTGGCCCACGGTTTCATGGGCGTTGAGGCCAGGGTTGGCGAGAGGTTTGAGCATCGATAGGTCTCCAAGTTTTCTTGCTTCGCATTAATTTATAAAATAATGCATCACACCCGCAGTGTGGCAGCAGACTTAGATCAACGTACAGGGGAAAGCCCCTATTGGAGACAAAATGGCTGAAGTCAATCACACCGACGTGGTGCGAGAGCGGGTACTGAAAAAGCTGATCTATGGCGAGTACGCTCCTGGCCATGTGTTCAAGCTACGCGAAATGCTGGAAGACCCGGACTTTTCAGGGATGAGCCAGACACCGGTGCGAGAAGCATTGCTGCAGCTCGTGGCCAAGGACATCCTGACGAGCCAGCGCGGCTTCAGCGTGCGTGTCCCCATGCCATCGGTCGAACATTTGACCGAGGTTCGGGCCATCCGCACCCAGCTTGAAATCATGGCTGCACTGAAAACCCTTGGCACCTGGACACCGGAAAAATTGGCCGTGCTGCAAGGCATCCACAAAGAGCTGATCGCTGCAAAAGCCAAAGGTGCGACCAGTGACATCTTGAGCGCAAATGTGCGGTTCCACTTTGGACTCTACGGCGAGGGGAAGTCTTACTTGCTGAACATGATCACGACGCTCTGGGCCATCACCGGGCCCAGTGTTCGTTACCTATACACCGATGGGGTGCCTAGCAGCAGCGACCGCCGGCATTCGCACGAAGATGTGATGGAAGGCTTGAAAACGGGTAACCCTGAATTGGTCGCCAAAGGTATCCGCGATGACCTGAGTAGTACCGGCGATCGCATATTGGAGGTGCTTCGAAAAACAGTCTCACCGGAAGCTCAAGCGATCAAGCAATTTGAGCCGATTCAGCTGGTTCGAGCGCGGGAAAGACGAATAAAAAGCTTAAACAAAAAGGAAGATGCGGCGTAAGTCTTGGACTTGCTCTACAGCGATCGCGAGGAACTGATCCTTGTGCACTCGCTACAGACCAGACTTCCCCCTGCGGCATTCCAACACTCCTCGGAATTTCTGAGCCCTCCTGGCCGGCCAGCTCAGTGCTGGCCGCCGAACTCTTCCCACAGCATCTGCGTGTGCTCGCCCAGCGCAGGTACCGCGCCCATGGCGGCTTCAGCATCCGAGAGCGTGGCCGGCGGCAGCAGCGCCTGAATGCTGGCGCCCGGCGTGGCCACCTCGCGCCAGCGTGCTCGCGCCTGCAGTTGAGGATGACTCCAGACCGCGTGCATGTCGTTGAGCGGCGCGTTGGCAATACCACCTTCATCCAGCCGCTGCATGGCCTGTTCGAGGCCCAGAGGAGCCAGTACGGATGCGATCAGCGCATCAAGCTCCGCACGGTGCGCCACGCGCT
Protein-coding sequences here:
- a CDS encoding 3-oxoacyl-ACP reductase, yielding MPSTITKPVRVALVTGAAQGIGLASAIELLKDGRKVVLTDLRLPDFNEIPVELRANAFSHILDVADKEACRQLVEELEKEHGGVDILVNNAGLSIKNAAGQSNGILDVQLHEVQKMLDVNVLAMLNLCQLTLPGMKAKGWGRIVNVASLAGRGKSIVAGPAYMLTKAAVLGLSRSIASEMGQFGITTNCVAPGRILTQMAMQAGEEVNRNYAAQIPVKRIGEPLEVGAAIAYLSGESSGFTNGAVIDVNGGFLMT
- a CDS encoding GntR family transcriptional regulator is translated as MAEVNHTDVVRERVLKKLIYGEYAPGHVFKLREMLEDPDFSGMSQTPVREALLQLVAKDILTSQRGFSVRVPMPSVEHLTEVRAIRTQLEIMAALKTLGTWTPEKLAVLQGIHKELIAAKAKGATSDILSANVRFHFGLYGEGKSYLLNMITTLWAITGPSVRYLYTDGVPSSSDRRHSHEDVMEGLKTGNPELVAKGIRDDLSSTGDRILEVLRKTVSPEAQAIKQFEPIQLVRARERRIKSLNKKEDAA
- a CDS encoding ISL3 family transposase translates to MQWPQGDSRTVSIYLKPQASIMHCERCGAQCSQVHETTTRRVRDLALFEYKVVLHVPRRRLWCDSCGGPRLEKLSWLGRYQRVTDRLAQACSQLLRSSSIKAVAAFFDLGWHTVKSIDKTLLLATTAQPQWERIEYLAMDEFALHKGHRYATVVVDPISRQVLWVGQGRSRETARQFFEQLPVGVAQRIRAVAIDMTTAYELEIQANCPNAEIVYDLFHVVAKYGREVIDRVRVDQANLLRQQPLARKVLKSSRWLLLRNRNKLQAQQAVQLKELLAANEPLMAVYVLRDELKQLWFYRRPAWAHRAWQHWCEQARQSGITALSTFAQRLQSYLHGIIARCRHPLNTSVVEGINNTIKVIKRRAYGYRDQDYFFLKIRAAFPGNAR
- a CDS encoding Bug family tripartite tricarboxylate transporter substrate binding protein; the encoded protein is MTATSKRQFFATCAALTWAATLPLHALAQDAAKYPEREMNMIINYGAGGNTDVATRAISNAMETLLRKPVVPINRGGAQGTLGVSQLAKQKADGYTFGVVTFSTIAITPHLMNVDYTVDNFDFIAGVARYRYGVAVRADSPYKTIQDLVDASKKNKGVFFGAPSAPNNIALFELGRKTGGQFEQVSFKSGAETVSALLGGHVEAIVQNPSDIVQHVKAGKMRLLASASPMRWKELPEVPTLKEQGFDVEIDSWIGLAFPRGTPAAIRDKMEQVARQAATSPQLAAILENAGVDPASLSGADYRTKLIEGRNAMAVAIKAANLPRMN
- a CDS encoding acetolactate synthase catalytic subunit, with the translated sequence MLKPLANPGLNAHETVGHLVAKALLKHGIKQFFGQSLPSMFVLAAEELGIKQIAYRTENAGGYMADAYARMTNTPAVITAQNGPAATLLVAPLAEALKVSVPIIALVQDVAREQTDKNAFQDLDHMGLFKPVTKWVRRVDQASRIEDYIDQAVIAACSGRPGPVALMLPADLLMEKGIASSVPRESNLGRFPLDRFTPDTRLLEQAVDLLRNAKSPVIIAGGGVHGSQAHEELVAFADAMTLPVGTTNMGKGAVDETQPLSLGVMANCMGPNASGRYLKDFITGADVVFLVGNRTNQNGTDSWTLYPKSAKFIHLDIDGTEIGRNYDALRLVGDAKLALAAMTELARTKDTAARSARRQELTDQIAAGKKRHQDESAAVRNSSETPMRPERLMTELDALLKPEDTVVTDASYSTLWVTNYLTSRKAGQRFITPRGLAGLGWGMPMAMGARLAREEGHVFALVGDGGFGHVWSEMETCKRMGIKVITLLINNGILGYQKHAENVKFGEHTTAVQFAGVDHAAVARACGINGVRVNDPAQLAATLKDAMAAEDSTLIEVMCTENAFPPITFYTPEAN
- a CDS encoding NAD-dependent succinate-semialdehyde dehydrogenase, encoding MASFITLQPATPVLLHCSLSGTIVGNSEQSISVSNPFDGKVLARVAKCGAEEANAAVDAAAEAFPKWSSRPAAERSCLLRRWFDLIKLNADALATQLTLEQGKSLAEAKGEINYAASFIEWFAEEGKRLYGETIPSPSKDKFLVVTHQAVGVCAAITPWNFPAAMITRKAGPALSAGCTLVIKPSELTPLTALSLVELAYEAGIPQGVISVVVGDAKQIGGVWMADQRVRKVSFTGSTEIGKVLYGQAAGTVKKLSLELGGNAPFIVFDDADLDAAVEGAMASKYRNSGQTCVCANRFFVHSAVYDKFVEKFIAKVSDLKLGSGLSKGVTQGPLINKQAVAKVQEHIADALSRGAKVAIGGKQSTVGDLFFEPTVLVEVTPDSLCMANETFGPLAPVARFGDEAELIHRINESNVGLASYFYSKDMARCIRVSQALESGMVGVNTGLISNEVAPFGGVKESGLGREGSRHGLSEYTEMKYVCFGGL